In Candidatus Methylomirabilota bacterium, a genomic segment contains:
- a CDS encoding sugar ABC transporter permease, whose translation MLAQPAATVSRAAGPKWFRMNRVQERLLGYALIVPIALLIVGLIAYPFINAIWLSFTEKMVGYPAHFVGLKNYVTLFDSPRFRIVAWNSVVYTVGSITTKLVIGMVMAVALQKAVRGNQLLRGFLLLPWVIPTVVIALTWRWLLDLYRGLVNVGLHDLGFIGGGIHWLGNPNLAMLSVIMANVWRGFPFFGVSFLAAMQTVPQDLYDAAAVDGASAWQQFWRVSLPSIKGVVAIVTLLSTIWTLNDFNIVYIMTRGGPGAATHIFATYSYELGIQSQRWGMAMAASMYSLPAIALLIVFVVRYLHREEPAS comes from the coding sequence GTGCTCGCGCAGCCCGCGGCTACCGTGTCTCGGGCCGCAGGGCCCAAATGGTTCCGGATGAACCGCGTCCAGGAACGGCTCCTGGGCTACGCGTTGATCGTCCCCATCGCGCTGCTGATCGTCGGGCTCATCGCCTACCCATTCATCAACGCTATCTGGCTCTCCTTCACCGAGAAGATGGTGGGCTACCCGGCTCACTTCGTCGGGCTCAAGAACTACGTCACGCTCTTCGACAGCCCGCGCTTCCGCATCGTGGCGTGGAATAGCGTGGTCTACACGGTCGGCTCGATCACCACCAAGCTCGTGATCGGCATGGTGATGGCCGTGGCGCTCCAGAAGGCGGTGCGGGGGAACCAGCTCCTGCGCGGCTTCCTGCTCCTGCCGTGGGTGATTCCGACCGTGGTCATCGCCCTGACGTGGCGTTGGCTGCTGGATCTCTACCGGGGGCTGGTCAATGTCGGGCTCCACGATCTCGGCTTCATCGGCGGCGGGATCCACTGGCTGGGCAATCCCAATCTCGCGATGCTGTCTGTCATCATGGCCAACGTCTGGCGGGGCTTTCCGTTCTTCGGCGTCTCCTTCCTGGCGGCCATGCAGACGGTGCCGCAGGATCTCTACGACGCCGCGGCCGTGGACGGCGCCTCGGCCTGGCAGCAGTTCTGGCGGGTGAGCCTGCCCTCCATCAAGGGCGTGGTGGCCATCGTGACTCTGCTCAGCACGATCTGGACGCTCAATGACTTCAATATCGTCTACATCATGACCCGCGGCGGACCGGGCGCCGCCACGCATATCTTCGCCACTTATTCCTACGAGCTCGGCATCCAGTCCCAGCGCTGGGGCATGGCGATGGCCGCCAGCATGTACTCGCTCCCGGCGATCGCACTGCTGATCGTCTTCGTGGTGCGCTATCTCCACCGCGAGGAGCCGGCGTCATGA
- a CDS encoding extracellular solute-binding protein — MPNTPRRILLSALLLVLISGLQPASAADVKLTLWRLKTYIPPADKILDTTAQECGKKIGAEVIIQTYTFDDMWTRYTAAIESKTLPDVAELDAVGPARLANLGRLSDVSDLVGTVTKELGELSTNAEGAVKFGGKFYAVPHYAIPLILFYRKDLLEKVGAQPPDTWDAINEISVKIKKAGLQDFPQGFPWNRTGDGYDPAMSLLWSYGAAWVDKSGKFVGIPKDKAVQAIKVVTPAYLTDKTSAFDYLSWSGSGNNEAFMAGKVAFTPNGPSILFQEDSVKHPLRKDTAIKLMPKGPAGRNLALTFVMNWAIPVDGKLQKEARALVACIMSKEKFTGYMTGSFQQAVPLFKSLINHDYWNTPDGKVIVETVKLGRPVGWPGPTTPAAAEVVSSNVLTDMMTRVIVDKVAPEKAVEEADKRIKEIYDRLPPK; from the coding sequence ATGCCCAACACGCCCCGACGTATTCTCCTGTCCGCTCTGCTCTTGGTCCTGATCTCAGGCCTCCAGCCGGCCTCGGCGGCCGACGTCAAGCTGACGCTCTGGCGGCTCAAGACGTATATCCCGCCGGCCGACAAGATCCTGGACACGACTGCCCAGGAGTGCGGGAAGAAGATCGGCGCCGAGGTGATCATCCAGACCTATACCTTCGATGACATGTGGACGAGATATACGGCGGCCATCGAGAGCAAGACGCTGCCCGATGTGGCGGAGCTGGACGCCGTCGGCCCTGCGCGGCTGGCTAACCTCGGGCGGCTCTCGGACGTGTCGGACCTGGTCGGGACGGTGACGAAGGAGCTGGGCGAGCTCTCGACGAATGCGGAAGGGGCGGTGAAGTTCGGCGGCAAGTTCTACGCGGTGCCCCACTACGCGATCCCGCTCATCCTGTTCTACCGCAAAGACCTGCTTGAGAAGGTCGGTGCCCAGCCCCCCGATACCTGGGATGCCATCAACGAGATCTCGGTCAAGATCAAGAAGGCGGGGCTTCAGGATTTTCCTCAGGGCTTCCCGTGGAACAGGACCGGCGATGGCTATGACCCGGCGATGAGCCTGCTCTGGTCCTATGGCGCGGCGTGGGTGGACAAGAGCGGGAAATTCGTGGGCATCCCCAAGGACAAGGCCGTCCAGGCCATCAAGGTCGTGACGCCGGCGTATCTCACCGACAAGACCTCGGCCTTCGACTATCTCTCCTGGTCGGGCTCGGGAAATAATGAGGCCTTCATGGCGGGAAAGGTCGCCTTCACACCGAATGGGCCCAGCATCCTCTTCCAGGAGGACTCGGTGAAGCACCCGCTGCGCAAGGACACGGCGATCAAGTTGATGCCCAAGGGGCCCGCGGGGCGCAACCTGGCGCTCACCTTCGTCATGAACTGGGCCATCCCGGTGGACGGCAAGCTGCAGAAGGAGGCCAGGGCGCTCGTGGCCTGCATCATGTCGAAGGAGAAGTTCACCGGATACATGACGGGCTCGTTCCAGCAGGCGGTGCCGTTGTTCAAGAGCCTGATCAACCACGACTACTGGAACACGCCGGACGGGAAGGTCATCGTCGAGACGGTGAAGCTCGGACGGCCCGTGGGCTGGCCCGGGCCCACGACCCCGGCCGCCGCCGAGGTGGTCTCGAGCAATGTGCTGACGGACATGATGACGCGGGTGATCGTGGACAAGGTGGCGCCGGAGAAGGCCGTCGAGGAAGCCGACAAGCGCATCAAGGAGATCTACGATCGCCTGCCCCCGAAGTGA
- a CDS encoding TauD/TfdA family dioxygenase, whose translation MATSTGTLGMTRLHPHFGVEISGVDLRQPVDDGIWAHIREAFNDHSLLLFHGQPLSDDEQMRFSQRFGPLETTVKTLGKENRPHRNLVELANVDEDGKLMDWSDRRMVYQSGNQMWHTDSSFKQVPAQTLPSLSQRFPLSQRFPLSQRG comes from the coding sequence ATGGCGACCTCGACCGGCACGCTCGGCATGACCCGGCTTCACCCTCACTTCGGCGTCGAGATCAGCGGCGTGGATCTCCGCCAGCCCGTGGACGACGGCATCTGGGCCCATATCCGGGAGGCCTTCAACGACCATTCGCTTCTCCTCTTCCACGGCCAGCCGCTCAGCGACGACGAGCAGATGCGCTTCAGCCAGCGCTTCGGACCGCTCGAGACCACCGTGAAGACGCTCGGCAAGGAAAACCGCCCGCATCGAAACCTGGTCGAGCTGGCCAATGTCGACGAGGACGGCAAGCTCATGGACTGGTCCGACCGGCGCATGGTCTACCAGAGCGGCAACCAGATGTGGCACACCGACTCTTCCTTCAAACAGGTGCCGGCCCAGACTCTTCCCTCCTTGTCACAGCGCTTCCCCTTGTCACAGCGCTTCCCCTTGTCACAGCGCGGATAA
- a CDS encoding SMP-30/gluconolactonase/LRE family protein, whose amino-acid sequence MEVSRRAFLAAGTTAAALAVAPRAFAQWQPSQRYPDPSVQIVDQSFARYRLGLAKIERLATGLRWCEGPVWFGDGRYLLWSDIPNNRIMRWDEETGAASVFRKPSNFANGNTRDRQGRLLTCEHGTRRVTRTEYDGTITVIADRFEGKPLNSPNDIVCKSDGSIWFTDPPFGILGFYEGYVAKPELPTNVYRVDGKTGQMTVATGDINRPNGLAFSPDESKLYIVEAGVSPRVIQVCDVVDGGTRLSNKRKFLDAGPGTPDGYRCDVDGNLWCGWGMGQEGLDGVSIFNPDGKLIGRIDLPERCANLCFGGTQRNRLFMAASTSLYSLYVNTQGAPGG is encoded by the coding sequence ATGGAAGTAAGCCGAAGAGCGTTTCTCGCCGCAGGAACCACGGCCGCGGCGCTGGCGGTGGCGCCGCGCGCATTCGCGCAATGGCAGCCGAGTCAGCGCTACCCAGACCCGTCGGTCCAGATCGTCGACCAGAGCTTCGCGCGCTACCGACTCGGCCTCGCCAAGATCGAACGGCTCGCGACGGGGCTCCGCTGGTGCGAAGGACCGGTCTGGTTCGGTGACGGGCGCTATCTGCTCTGGAGCGACATCCCGAACAACCGCATCATGCGGTGGGACGAAGAGACCGGCGCGGCGAGCGTGTTCCGCAAGCCGTCGAACTTCGCCAACGGCAACACGCGTGACCGGCAGGGGCGCCTGCTCACCTGCGAGCACGGCACCCGGCGCGTGACGCGCACCGAGTACGACGGCACGATCACCGTCATCGCGGACCGCTTCGAAGGGAAGCCCCTCAACTCGCCGAACGACATCGTGTGCAAGTCCGACGGGTCCATCTGGTTCACCGACCCGCCGTTCGGCATCCTCGGCTTCTACGAAGGCTACGTCGCCAAGCCCGAGCTGCCGACCAACGTGTACCGGGTGGACGGCAAGACCGGTCAGATGACGGTGGCGACGGGTGACATCAATCGGCCGAACGGGCTGGCCTTCTCCCCCGACGAATCGAAGCTCTACATCGTCGAGGCGGGCGTCTCGCCGCGCGTCATCCAGGTGTGCGACGTGGTGGATGGCGGCACCCGGCTCAGCAACAAGCGCAAGTTCCTCGACGCCGGCCCCGGCACGCCGGACGGGTATCGCTGCGACGTGGACGGCAACCTCTGGTGCGGCTGGGGCATGGGCCAGGAAGGGCTCGATGGCGTGTCGATCTTCAACCCGGATGGCAAGCTCATCGGCCGCATCGATCTGCCCGAGCGCTGCGCAAACCTCTGCTTCGGCGGCACCCAGCGCAACCGGCTCTTTATGGCCGCGAGCACGTCCCTGTATTCGCTCTACGTGAATACCCAGGGCGCGCCGGGGGGATGA
- a CDS encoding alpha/beta hydrolase has product MATYVLVHGAYQGGWIWKPVAQRLQKAGHSVYAPTLEGCGERHERVRAGITVTTHAREIERLLYFEDLSDIVLVGTSSGGMVICKAAELARERIARLAFVDALALLPGERVADIVNRPAANEITALTTAPTRQDAEGRMFADLEPATRAWALARYTPHPIAALEAPMEPTDFWERSWTASVIRCKRARNPPESHQRRTAERLKAPYAELDTGHYPMLSEPEELARLLL; this is encoded by the coding sequence ATGGCGACCTACGTGCTGGTTCACGGGGCGTACCAGGGCGGCTGGATCTGGAAGCCGGTCGCCCAGCGCCTGCAGAAGGCGGGGCATTCCGTGTATGCCCCCACGCTCGAGGGCTGCGGCGAGCGGCACGAGCGGGTGCGCGCCGGCATCACCGTCACCACGCATGCCCGGGAGATCGAGCGGCTGCTCTACTTCGAGGATCTCTCCGACATCGTCCTCGTGGGCACCAGCTCGGGCGGGATGGTCATCTGCAAGGCGGCGGAGCTGGCCCGCGAGCGCATCGCGCGGCTCGCCTTCGTGGACGCGCTGGCGCTCCTGCCCGGTGAGCGCGTGGCCGACATCGTGAACCGGCCCGCCGCCAACGAGATCACCGCGCTGACCACCGCCCCCACGCGCCAGGACGCCGAGGGCCGCATGTTCGCCGATCTCGAGCCCGCCACCCGCGCGTGGGCGCTCGCCCGCTACACGCCCCACCCCATCGCCGCCCTCGAGGCGCCCATGGAGCCGACGGACTTCTGGGAGCGCTCCTGGACCGCGTCGGTGATCCGGTGCAAGCGCGCGCGCAACCCGCCCGAATCCCACCAGCGCCGCACCGCCGAGCGCCTGAAGGCCCCCTACGCGGAGCTGGACACCGGGCACTACCCGATGCTGAGCGAGCCCGAGGAGCTGGCGCGCCTGCTCCTCTGA